CGGGATCGAATCGAAAACCTCGGTCGAAATGGAGGTGATCGTCGGGATGATCATGATCGCCAGAATCAAGCCCGCCGTGAAAAGGCCGACACCGTAGGGCGGACCTTCGAAAAGACCGAAATACGGAAACGCGGCGGCCAAGCCGGGTTGGATCGTCGCGCGGACAAAGGGCGCGAGCACGAAGATCCCCCACAGACCGTAAACGACCGATGGGATCGCGGCGAGCATCTCGATCAGAAAACGCAGCGGTCGGCGTAAAAACGAGGGGCACAACTCGGTCAAAAAAATCGCCGAGCCGACCGAAATCGGCAATGCGAACATCAACGCCAAAAGGGAGGAAACGATCGTACCGAAGGCGAACGCGAGAACCGAAAAAACCTCTTCCGAGGGGATCCATTCGCGGCCGAACACGAAACCGCGACCGAAGGCTTCGAACGCGGGACGCGAGTTCGTCAGCAAAAACATGAAAATCAAAATGAACAGGACGATGACGACGATCCCCAACAATCGCAGGCCATTAAAAAAGATGAGGTCCCCCGTCCGGACCTCACGTTTCGCGCCTGCTAAAAATCGTTGAAGAAGGCTCGCCACAAATCTCTTGGATTATTGCAACTGCAGTTTGATGGACTTCATGCGCGCCAGCACTTTCGTGCGGAGCTCTTTCGGCAACGGAGCGTAGTTCATATCGGTTGCCATCTTCTGCGCTTCATCCGACATTGTCCAGTTCAAGAATTGAACGAGCTGCTCGCCCTTTTCTTTGGGCATTTCCTCGTTCACCAGAAGCCACGTCAGGGCCGAAATCGGGTAAACCGCGTCTCCGTCCGCGTTGACGATGGACGATTTGAAGTCCTGTTTCTCGATGTCGCCGACCGCCTTCGCGGGAATCGATGCCGAGATATTCGCCACGTCCGGCGCCACGAACTTGCCCTTTTTGTTCTGAACGTGGGCGAAGGGCAGTTTGTTCTGCAGGGCGTAGACCGACTCGATGTAACCGACCGCGCCTTCCGACTGCTGGATCAGGCCCGCGACGCCCGCGTTGCCTTTCGCGCCCACGCTGCCGCGGAACCAGTTCACGGTTTTGCCCGCTTTGCCGGCCCACGCGGGGCTGACCTGCGCCAAGTACTCCGAGAAAATCGCCGTGGTTCCGCTGCCGTCCGAGCGGGTCGCGACGATGACTTGTTTGTCCGGAAGGGCCACGCCGGGGTTCAGCGCCACGACCTTCGCGTCGTTCCACTTCGTGATGGTGCCGTTGAACATCTCGGCGATCACGGGTCCCGAAAGCTTCAACGGAGCCGAGAGCTTCAAATTGTAGCTGACGACCACCGCACCCATGACGGTGGGGATGTGCAGAACTTTTTTCGAGACTTTCGCGGTTTCCGCGTCGGTCATCGGCGCGTCGCTCGCGCCGAAGTCGACAGTGCCCGCGATCAGCTGGCGGATGCCGCCGCCGCTGCCGATGCCTTGGTAGTTGATCGCGATCGTGGGATTCTTTTTTTGGAACTCGCTGAACCACTTGGTGTAGATCGGCTCAGGGAAGGTGGCGCCGGCGCCGTTGATCATCGGGGCGGCGAGAGCCCGGGCTCCGATCACGAAGGCTAAAAGTGCGATCAGAGAGCTCAGGACCAGGTGCCAATCGATGATTTGACCGAGGTTCTTCGAAGCGGACGCAAAAAGCTTATTCATGAGGAAAATTCCTTGCTTGGCTTGATTTTGCCCGAAGCTACGGGGGGCCTTTGTCAGTGTCATGTCAGGATTCAGGTAGCTTTCCTATTGCAATGCGTCACGTCTGTCAACGGGCTGATTTCGCCCTGAAAATTGCCCAGATTCGGGCCCTCGCGGGCGACCGAAGTCCAAAGATATCGCTCATTTCCACACGGGTTTGAGCGAGTCCCCCCGCGCATGGCAAACTGAGCGTCTATGAAGAGTCGCGTCCGGGCCAGCACGGTCCTCATTCATAACGGTCGAATCCTTTCATTTTTTGCCGTCGATCCCAGCAGCCAGAAGGAGTTTTACTTCCTTCCGGGCGGCGCGATCGAGGCCGAAGAGACCGCCCCCGAAGCCGCCGAACGCGAAACGTGGGAAGAGACCGGGTTCCGGGTCCGCGTCGATGCCGAATCCGCCATCGACCGCGAGTACTTCTTCTACTGGGATGGGGAAGATTACGACTGCTTGACCATTTTCTACTGGGGTCGGCTTCTCTCGCCGCTCCAAGACTCCGTCGAAGATCGCGATTACAATAAGGGCGTCGCGTGGGTCCCGCTGAACGAGATCAAAGAGAAGTTCGGCTACACCCACGAGATTCTTTCGGCGATCGAAGAGCTCATCGAAAAACACCATCGCGCCGAATAAAGGAACTCCCATGTCGGAATATTTGCACGGATTCGACCGCAAGGAACAAAACCGCCTGCTTCACCAAGCCCGCTTCCTGGAACCCTACGTTTACCCGGGGATCGATCTGGAGTTTCAAAAAAATCTTCTCGAGATCGGCTGCGGCGTCGGCGCGCAATCACAGATCCTGCTGCGCCGATTTCCCGATCTGAAAATCCAAGGCGTGGACTTCAATCCACAGCAAATCGCGGTGGCCGAGCAAGAGCTGCGGACCTACATCAAAAACGGCCGAGTGAAACTCAAACAGGCCGACGCGCAGAAGCTGAATCTGCCGAAGAAGGACTACGATGCGGCCTTCATTTGCTGGCTCCTTGAACATGTGCCCGAACCTTTGAAAGTTCTGAAGCGCGCACGCACTCACCTCCGCAAGGGCGCGAAGATCTACTGCACGGAAGTTTTCAACCAAACGCTGTTCATGGAGCCCTACAGCCCCGCGTACCTGAAATTCTGGGCGCAGTTCAACGATTACCAATGGACCATCAAGGGACATCCCTTCATCGGCGGCAATCTCGGCCACTTGCTCAAAGAAGCCGGCTTCGTCGATATCCAAACCGAAGTACGCCCTTGCCATTTCGATTCACGCGAACCCGAACGCCGCGCCGATTTCACCGAGTACTTCTACCAAATCCTCTTGAGCGCCGAAAAGACGCTCCTCAAAGAGGGCCGCATCACTCCCGAAGACCTCCGCGAAATGAAACGCGAAGTCGAACGCGTCAAAAAAGCCAAAGACGCCGTCTTCTTCTACGCTTTCGTCCGCGCCACCGCCCGCGTCCCGTAAGGTAGACGCTACCTTCCAGAAAGTAGCAGGTACTTTCCGGAAGGTACCACGTACCGCACGCGGTACGTGGTACCTTAGGTCGGGGGTACCTTGCCGGATTCCGGATGGGCGGGCGATTCGCGGAGATTGCGTTGGAGGGCGGCGGAGTAGTTTTCGTAGCGCATGGCGATTTCGCGGACATGGAAGAGCGGGTTCGGGATAGCGAGGCGGCGCCAGCGCCAGCCTTCGATGCGTGCGAGTTCGGCGGCGCGAACTTCGATCTGGCGGATCTCGGGCAAAGTGAAGAATGCCACGAAGAGCGACATCAGTGAGAGTGGCTGCCAGCTTAAGCGCATCATTAGCAGCGAGCATAGGATTAGGATCGATGCGAAGTTTGCGACCGGTCGACGGATGATCGGGAAGATCAACAGAATCGGGAATAACACTTCGAAGAACATCCAGAAGCGCGAAACGACCGCGCTGAGCGGAATGAAGAACCAAGAAAACTCCGCCACCCAGACCGGCGGAATCCGCGACACGGTAGGGTTCAGCAGCAGATAGATCAGCGCATCGCCCTCAAGCCAGTACTGACTCTGCAGCTTCGAATATCCCGAAAGCACGAAGAGCGCGATGACCTGAACGCGAATCAGGAATAGCGGAATCGGCGAGGCGGTTTTCTTCTGCATATAGGGATGGAACCACGTATCCAGCGACCACATCCCGCCCGTCGGCACGAAAAGCAGCGGCAGCACCACCAAGCGCAGAATCTCCGAGCCGGGAAAGCCCATCAGCGGATTCTGATTCTCGATCGCGACGAGCCCCACCCAGGTCACGATCCCCGTCCAGCGCGTCCAAATGCCCAACATCCAGAAAAGGGACGCCAGGATGAACACCATGAACAGACCGACCAGCGTCGGCCAATACTGGAACACGACCGGCAGACGGAACAGCGTCGTGAAGCTTTCCGAAAAGACCGCGTCGCTGAGCCAGCCGCCGCTCGACAGGTACAACCACACGAACGGCATGCGCTCGATGAAATACCAGCAGCTCAAGAAGCCGAAGATCGCGCGCAAAGCCGCGTACTGCCGCACGTCCACCGGGCGCTCGTACTTCGCCAGTCCCGCGGACACGCGATCAAAAATCTTTTGCGTAGAGGATCTGCGCGTGGCCACGTTTAGAGAAGTCCTTTGAAAGTTTGAAGGCATGACGATAAACGACGAATTCATAGCGACGGAACACTTCGCTCACCGGGCGCGCGGTTTTTCCGGCCCAATGAAGGCTGAAGGCATCGTAGATATCCGGAGAACGACGCCGCTCCATCTCGCGCAACATCTCGAACTCCAAACGACTGCCGATCGACGGGTGACATTGGCCGCGATCGTCGAGCTCCAGGCAACGACTGAAACTCGAGGCGTAAAGGTCCGAACCCGCTTTCACCTCGCGATAGTAAGACTTCACTTCGTAGCCAAGGACCTCGGGATGCGGCAGCTGGAACAGCCGCCAATTTTGGCGCAAGCCCGCGCCGTCGATCACGGTGAACAGCGCGCGTTTCAGCGACCAGCCGGAGCCCGTCTCGGTCGGAGCCTCCGTCACACCCGTGCCGGC
Above is a genomic segment from Pseudobdellovibrionaceae bacterium containing:
- the pstC gene encoding phosphate ABC transporter permease subunit PstC, with the translated sequence MGIVVIVLFILIFMFLLTNSRPAFEAFGRGFVFGREWIPSEEVFSVLAFAFGTIVSSLLALMFALPISVGSAIFLTELCPSFLRRPLRFLIEMLAAIPSVVYGLWGIFVLAPFVRATIQPGLAAAFPYFGLFEGPPYGVGLFTAGLILAIMIIPTITSISTEVFDSIPNLYREGAKALGATEWETIKTAVLGPGMSGVVAASILGLGRAVGETMAVTMVIGNRADISPSLFSPSATMASVIANEYAEANSDLHISSLLGVGLCLLILSVAINSISRIIIWRVRRKTI
- the pstS gene encoding phosphate ABC transporter substrate-binding protein PstS, with the protein product MNKLFASASKNLGQIIDWHLVLSSLIALLAFVIGARALAAPMINGAGATFPEPIYTKWFSEFQKKNPTIAINYQGIGSGGGIRQLIAGTVDFGASDAPMTDAETAKVSKKVLHIPTVMGAVVVSYNLKLSAPLKLSGPVIAEMFNGTITKWNDAKVVALNPGVALPDKQVIVATRSDGSGTTAIFSEYLAQVSPAWAGKAGKTVNWFRGSVGAKGNAGVAGLIQQSEGAVGYIESVYALQNKLPFAHVQNKKGKFVAPDVANISASIPAKAVGDIEKQDFKSSIVNADGDAVYPISALTWLLVNEEMPKEKGEQLVQFLNWTMSDEAQKMATDMNYAPLPKELRTKVLARMKSIKLQLQ
- a CDS encoding NUDIX domain-containing protein, translated to MKSRVRASTVLIHNGRILSFFAVDPSSQKEFYFLPGGAIEAEETAPEAAERETWEETGFRVRVDAESAIDREYFFYWDGEDYDCLTIFYWGRLLSPLQDSVEDRDYNKGVAWVPLNEIKEKFGYTHEILSAIEELIEKHHRAE
- a CDS encoding methyltransferase; the encoded protein is MSEYLHGFDRKEQNRLLHQARFLEPYVYPGIDLEFQKNLLEIGCGVGAQSQILLRRFPDLKIQGVDFNPQQIAVAEQELRTYIKNGRVKLKQADAQKLNLPKKDYDAAFICWLLEHVPEPLKVLKRARTHLRKGAKIYCTEVFNQTLFMEPYSPAYLKFWAQFNDYQWTIKGHPFIGGNLGHLLKEAGFVDIQTEVRPCHFDSREPERRADFTEYFYQILLSAEKTLLKEGRITPEDLREMKREVERVKKAKDAVFFYAFVRATARVP
- a CDS encoding HTTM domain-containing protein, with product MSAGLAKYERPVDVRQYAALRAIFGFLSCWYFIERMPFVWLYLSSGGWLSDAVFSESFTTLFRLPVVFQYWPTLVGLFMVFILASLFWMLGIWTRWTGIVTWVGLVAIENQNPLMGFPGSEILRLVVLPLLFVPTGGMWSLDTWFHPYMQKKTASPIPLFLIRVQVIALFVLSGYSKLQSQYWLEGDALIYLLLNPTVSRIPPVWVAEFSWFFIPLSAVVSRFWMFFEVLFPILLIFPIIRRPVANFASILILCSLLMMRLSWQPLSLMSLFVAFFTLPEIRQIEVRAAELARIEGWRWRRLAIPNPLFHVREIAMRYENYSAALQRNLRESPAHPESGKVPPT